From the Deltaproteobacteria bacterium genome, one window contains:
- the pilM gene encoding type IV pilus assembly protein PilM, producing MKRIASLLHAFKRRRRWFAVDVGSSAIKIAEVADRGGKSEVVRAGALPVPPGAVENGVVRETAVLARAIRTFAAPGDGARPPVVAAIPGRGVIIKRLELPAQSRERLDEVIEFEAMDAVPEDLGNVNLDYHVLGPSEDGSGLDVLLVAARKALVERHVQLLEAAGLTPVIVDVDHFALGRLCDDLSLDGDTPSAWIHVGARSTTIHLPAPDGPGYATDLPVGGEQLTESLAENLSVSRDEAETIKRGGSNDVAVGDWLDSPCDSLAARISRGVNLFGPLGHETAPRRVALSGGSAVLPGLGTSLARALDAEVRVCGPFFTGITVTAGEPAGPAFAVVAGLAARDPDE from the coding sequence ATGAAACGGATCGCTTCATTGCTGCATGCGTTCAAACGGCGACGGCGCTGGTTCGCGGTGGACGTGGGTTCCAGCGCCATCAAGATCGCCGAGGTTGCGGACAGGGGCGGCAAGTCCGAGGTCGTGCGCGCCGGTGCGCTGCCGGTGCCGCCTGGCGCGGTGGAGAACGGGGTCGTGCGCGAAACGGCGGTCCTCGCGCGGGCGATCCGTACTTTCGCGGCCCCGGGCGACGGGGCCCGACCCCCGGTCGTGGCCGCGATCCCCGGCCGGGGCGTCATCATCAAGCGGCTGGAGCTTCCCGCCCAAAGCAGAGAGAGGCTGGACGAAGTCATCGAGTTCGAGGCCATGGACGCGGTTCCCGAGGACTTGGGCAACGTCAACCTCGACTACCACGTCCTCGGTCCTTCAGAGGACGGCAGCGGGCTGGACGTGCTCTTGGTGGCGGCCCGGAAGGCCCTGGTCGAAAGGCACGTCCAACTCCTGGAAGCCGCGGGGCTGACGCCCGTCATCGTGGACGTGGACCATTTCGCTCTCGGCCGCTTGTGCGACGACCTCTCGCTCGACGGCGATACGCCGTCGGCCTGGATCCACGTGGGCGCCCGTTCCACCACGATCCACCTCCCGGCGCCGGACGGGCCCGGCTACGCAACGGACCTGCCGGTGGGCGGCGAGCAGTTGACGGAAAGCCTCGCCGAGAACCTGAGCGTCTCGCGGGACGAGGCCGAAACGATCAAGCGCGGCGGCTCGAATGACGTGGCCGTTGGCGATTGGCTCGACTCCCCATGTGATTCCCTTGCCGCCCGAATCAGCCGCGGCGTCAACCTGTTCGGCCCCTTGGGCCACGAGACGGCGCCGCGTCGCGTCGCTCTGAGCGGCGGCAGCGCGGTGCTGCCCGGTCTCGGTACGAGTCTCGCCCGTGCACTGGACGCCGAGGTCCGCGTCTGCGGTCCCTTCTTCACCGGCATCACGGTGACCGCGGGCGAGCCCGCCGGACCGGCCTTCGCCGTGGTCGCGGGCCTCGCCGCCAGAGACCCCGACGAATAG
- a CDS encoding PilN domain-containing protein, producing the protein MKPRINLLCTRETRALQRKRRRIFALAASLLLTGTALGAVNVAQCRHRSGLEANLAASRTTATALRREAKAAGALEKRIEEQRRKNAAVTGWLEGRGQPTKALRGLSAAAPPTLWLTRYAASDGTTVLEGQATDDASITRFLRDLPGDFAERQLVEAGKASGDEDVRRFVIRARTTPLSDPASPGE; encoded by the coding sequence GTGAAGCCACGCATCAACCTCTTGTGCACCCGCGAGACGCGGGCGCTGCAACGCAAACGCCGCCGCATTTTCGCCTTGGCCGCCTCGCTCCTGTTGACCGGGACGGCACTCGGCGCCGTCAACGTCGCGCAGTGCCGCCACCGGTCCGGCCTGGAGGCCAACCTGGCGGCATCGCGCACAACGGCCACGGCACTACGCCGGGAGGCCAAGGCCGCCGGTGCGCTGGAAAAACGTATCGAGGAGCAACGGCGCAAGAACGCGGCCGTCACCGGCTGGCTGGAGGGCCGCGGGCAACCCACGAAAGCCCTGCGCGGCCTCTCGGCCGCCGCGCCGCCGACCCTGTGGCTGACGCGCTACGCCGCGTCCGATGGCACCACCGTGCTGGAAGGCCAGGCCACCGACGACGCGTCCATCACCCGGTTCCTGCGCGACCTTCCCGGCGACTTCGCCGAACGGCAGCTCGTGGAGGCCGGCAAGGCGTCCGGAGACGAGGATGTCCGGCGCTTCGTGATCCGCGCGCGCACCACCCCCCTGTCCGATCCGGCGTCGCCCGGGGAATGA
- the pilO gene encoding type 4a pilus biogenesis protein PilO, whose product MQYYLDLLLERSAAQWAACILGASLALAALDYALLYRPQSGSIDRVEAGLEIARLEQTRLRRQADQLPRLREDLAALRGALRSRLPHADEPVDPLESVTARAAAAGLEMVRFQPGAAVAGEFLTEVPLELEFAGTYHDLLRFLESAAPGTLADARKLAIAALPGNGDAATLRIAMELVTLRPLERDADDEGGDETRTAREAAGRGTPAPPSPSAVVTAAPLSRDPFEPYRTPPPVAQPLPAADPEPTPSPEPVPQPRLRATGIVWGPLHAAALVKDAEGDIHVVGRGSRLGGHSYHVKAITPCEIILQAPGPDGQPRETRLSVRHCDSPRQAVQGRHSFGVR is encoded by the coding sequence ATGCAATACTACCTGGACCTCCTGCTCGAACGTTCCGCCGCGCAATGGGCGGCGTGCATCCTCGGGGCGAGCCTCGCGCTGGCCGCCCTGGATTACGCCCTCCTGTACCGGCCCCAGTCCGGCAGCATCGACCGGGTCGAAGCCGGCCTGGAGATCGCCCGCCTCGAACAGACCCGGCTGCGCCGTCAGGCGGATCAATTGCCTCGATTGCGCGAGGATCTCGCCGCGCTCCGCGGGGCGCTGCGTTCCCGTCTCCCGCACGCGGACGAACCCGTCGACCCGCTGGAGAGCGTCACCGCCCGGGCGGCCGCGGCGGGCCTGGAGATGGTACGGTTCCAACCCGGCGCCGCCGTCGCCGGAGAGTTCCTTACCGAGGTCCCGCTGGAATTGGAGTTCGCGGGGACGTACCACGACCTGTTGCGCTTCCTCGAATCCGCGGCGCCCGGCACGTTGGCGGATGCCCGAAAGCTCGCCATCGCCGCGCTCCCGGGCAACGGCGACGCCGCCACGCTGCGCATCGCCATGGAGTTGGTGACGCTCCGGCCCCTTGAGCGGGATGCCGACGACGAGGGCGGGGATGAGACAAGGACGGCTCGGGAAGCGGCAGGCCGCGGAACTCCGGCGCCGCCGTCGCCATCCGCCGTGGTCACCGCCGCGCCCTTGTCGCGCGACCCGTTCGAGCCGTACCGCACCCCGCCGCCGGTGGCGCAACCGCTGCCGGCGGCGGACCCGGAACCGACCCCGTCGCCGGAACCCGTTCCACAACCCCGCCTGCGGGCAACCGGAATCGTCTGGGGGCCCCTCCACGCGGCAGCGCTGGTGAAGGACGCCGAGGGCGACATCCACGTGGTGGGGCGCGGCTCCCGGCTCGGTGGCCACTCCTACCACGTCAAGGCCATCACCCCGTGCGAGATCATACTGCAAGCGCCGGGACCCGATGGGCAGCCGCGGGAGACGCGGCTATCAGTCCGGCATTGTGACTCACCAAGACAAGCAGTGCAGGGACGGCACTCGTTCGGTGTCCGATGA
- a CDS encoding pilus assembly PilX N-terminal domain-containing protein, producing the protein MVLPSVLMLIAVLAVVSATSMNASLTDLRITDAYYKSVAVFHIAEAGLTHGRHELSDEDGALDFIDILAPTAIFAGRGFHDGSYTVIATPVAGSVPPRLRLRSSACFPAAHPCPRGHARAAVEALLEHDPAGVTPRQRVRLVAWRAID; encoded by the coding sequence GTGGTCCTGCCGTCCGTCCTCATGTTGATCGCGGTGCTGGCGGTGGTGAGCGCCACGAGCATGAACGCGTCCTTGACCGACCTCCGCATTACCGACGCCTACTACAAGAGCGTCGCCGTGTTCCACATCGCCGAGGCCGGGCTCACGCACGGCCGGCACGAGTTGTCGGACGAAGACGGCGCTCTTGATTTCATCGACATCCTGGCGCCCACGGCGATATTCGCCGGGCGCGGGTTCCACGACGGCAGCTACACCGTGATCGCTACGCCCGTGGCCGGGAGCGTACCGCCCCGCCTGCGCCTGCGGTCCTCGGCCTGTTTCCCGGCGGCGCATCCGTGTCCGCGCGGGCATGCCAGGGCGGCGGTGGAAGCCCTGCTCGAACACGACCCGGCTGGCGTCACGCCGCGCCAACGCGTGCGGCTGGTGGCGTGGCGCGCCATCGATTAG
- a CDS encoding SDR family NAD(P)-dependent oxidoreductase: MADQEVAVVVGGGPGLSSSLVRLFTREGMKAAIAARNPDKLQALAESTGCRAYGCDAVVPEQVNDLFARVAQDLGEPNVVVYNASGRVRGPLTELDPPAVRDAIMVTCYGGFLVGQAAAASMLRTGGGTILFTGASASVKGYANSASFAMGKFGLTGLAQSMARELQPQNIHVAQIVIDGGIDSSRRDAARGPDTWLSPDSIAETYLQLHRQHRSAWASHIELRPWVEKF, from the coding sequence ATGGCGGATCAGGAAGTCGCAGTGGTGGTGGGAGGCGGGCCGGGACTCAGTTCCTCGCTCGTGCGGCTGTTCACGCGGGAAGGCATGAAGGCGGCCATCGCCGCGCGCAACCCGGACAAGCTCCAGGCCCTCGCGGAGAGCACCGGCTGCCGCGCCTACGGGTGCGACGCGGTGGTGCCCGAACAGGTGAACGATCTCTTCGCGCGGGTGGCGCAGGACCTGGGTGAGCCCAACGTGGTGGTGTACAACGCCAGCGGGCGCGTGCGCGGACCCCTGACCGAGTTGGATCCGCCCGCGGTCCGGGACGCCATCATGGTCACCTGCTACGGCGGTTTTCTCGTAGGGCAGGCCGCGGCCGCCAGTATGCTGCGGACGGGCGGCGGCACCATCCTGTTCACCGGCGCCTCGGCCAGCGTGAAGGGGTACGCCAACTCCGCGTCCTTCGCCATGGGCAAGTTCGGCCTCACCGGGCTGGCCCAGAGCATGGCGCGGGAGCTTCAGCCGCAGAACATCCACGTGGCCCAGATCGTCATCGACGGCGGCATCGACTCGTCCCGGCGGGATGCCGCGCGCGGTCCGGACACATGGCTCAGCCCCGACAGCATCGCCGAGACCTACCTCCAGCTTCACCGCCAGCACAGGAGCGCGTGGGCGTCGCACATCGAACTGCGCCCTTGGGTGGAGAAGTTCTGA